The DNA sequence ATTGCGTAGTCAACGATTTTCTCTACACCAAGTGAACCAACAGCCGTGCCCATTACACAAATGACGAGTACCCACATCCGATAGCTAATTTTATCCCTTGATAGTTTGTTCAAAAAGTCTGCAATGACGGCCGCTACCCCGATTGTAGATGTCAAACAAGCAAGTGCAATCGCAACCGCCAGCGCGATCGATCCAAAATCTCCAAATAACGTTTTGACAATTTCCGAAACGAGCATCGTACTTTCGATTCCTTCAGGAAAAATCCCACTGCCGCCCGCTCCGATGAATAATAGACCGCCATAGACAATCGCCAGGCCTACTCCGGCAATTAACGTTCCCGTCAATGCCATTTTTCGTACTTGTGCTCCTTTATAGCCATAGCCAACAATTGCTGCGATGAAAATTGGTGCACATAAAATACCGGTAATGACATCGCCAGTTTGATAGGCACTTAAAAATGCGTCAGAAAATGGAGCCTTGGCGCCCGTCGCGATTGGTGTGCCGATTGGGAAGAAAATCCCTTTCCCGATAATGAACAATAGGATAATAACGAGTACGGGTGTCAGATATTTCCCGATTTTGTCCATTACATTTGACTTATCCATTGCAAAATAGAAACAGACTGCAAAGAAGATAATAATGGTAGCGATTGGTGGTACTGAAGGAAATAGAATTCCAATACCCAACTCATGCGTAGTTGCCGCCATACGCGGAATTGTAACGAACATCCCAATTCCCACCATGAGCAACAGATTGAAAACAGCGTAAAACCAAGGACTAATCGGCCTCGTTAAATCTTCAAATTTCCCGCCTACATTTAAAATCGCGATAACTGCAAGCAACGGTAAAACGATTCCCGTAATCGAAAAGCCGATTAGTGCCGGTATCCACTCCGTTCCCGTTAGATGCCCGATTGAAGGTGGAAATATTAGATTCCCAGCGCCAAAATATAATGCAAACAAAGCAAACCCCAAAATCAAGCTATGTTGAAACGTTTTCCCCATTCTATTTACATCCCCTTTGTTGTAATAGCATTCTTTGCAACCGTTTTCATTTCCAGCAATATAAATGATTCATTCCCTATATCACTGAAACTTTTCTATCGTCTGTAAATTTAACTATAAACAATGAATGGGCAATAAAAAAAGAGGGGAATATTTTTCCCCTCCAAAGTAAAAATATTTTTCCCCACAACAATTGGAAATAGAGCCTTACCGATTTACGTTTCAACTTACCTCAACTCGTATTTCCCTAGTTTGTATTTAAGAGTTTGCTTCGATACGCCTAATCTTCTTGCAGTCTCCGCAATAATGCCATTTGCATTGTGCAATTCATTAGCAATGATTGTTTTCTCATAGTCGTCGATTACATCCTTCAAATCCATACTTGTCCATTCCTTTGAGCTGCTATCAACAAAATTACTCGCCTTTCTAATTCTCATCGGTATATCATCTATTGAAATTATTTTGTTTGTTGTGTTGTTAAAAGCGGTTTCAATAGCATTTTTTAATTCTCGGATATTTCCTGGCCAGTTATATAGGCGCAGGCAATCCATGGCTTCTGGGTCAACCGTTTCTACAGAGATATTCATATGCTCGTTGTAAAAATGGATAAAATGACTAACGAGCATTTCAATATCGTCTTTTCGATTTTTTAATTCAGGAAGATCGATTTGAATAACGCCTAGTCGATAATATAAATCTTCCCGCATTCTTTTCTCTTTTAATAACGTTTCAGGATCTTCATTCGTTGCGGAAATAATCCGAATGTCCAAGTGGATATCTACTGAACCACCGATTCTTCGAATTGTTTTTTCTTCAATTGCTTTCAAAAGTTTGGCCTGCAAATGAGTTTCCAATGCATAGATTTCATCAAGAAACAATGTCCCTCCTGCTGCTTGTTCAAAAACACCTTTCCATTCTTCCACACCTGTTGCAAGATTTTTCTCAACGCCAAAAAACGTGCTATACACTACGTTTTCTGGGATTGAACCGCAATTTAGTGATATGAATGGTTTAGCAAAACGATCACTTAAATTATGAATCCCTTGTGCAACGACTTCTTTCCCTGTTCCAGTTTTCCCGTAAATCAAAACTGTAGAATCATGTTTTGCAATGCGTTCCATTTTCATTTTAATCTCTTGCATATTTTTATTTTTTGTAATAAGGTCTTCAATCGTGTAGATCGTATTATTTTTCCGATACACTTTATGTCTTTTATATTGATCTAAGTACTGCATATTTTCCTTTGTATAATAATGCCTAGAAAATTCAATGGCCCCCGCAATCTGATCATGATTTATGATCGGATACGTTGAACTTTTTGATATGTAGCTACTTCCAGTTTTAGCCACCATCTCCTGCGAAACGTTACACAGCGCTTTCCCCGTACGTAAAACAGTCATTATTGTACTGTTTTCATCTGTCAAATTCGTATAATAAGAAGTTACTTTATTACCCAAAAAATCTTCAGGCCGGTGCCCCAGTTTTGCTAAAACGTTCAGGTCAGCCAAATCATAATAGAGGGTCTTCCCAAATTCATCCACGACAAGTACATTATCAAAATCCGAAAGATGATTAAACATATCCATTTCACGTAGCACTCGTTTCTCTCCCTTCCCGCTATCTGAGATTTTGCGGACGTTTGTGTGTGGGGCTTTGTTTATATGAAATTAGACATTATTTTTATCGCTAGACTTACGTCGTTTTTTCCATAGGTCTTCGGCTGCACCGGATCCTAATATGACGCCTGTAATGATCAAAGCAAGTCCGACGAGATGGCGCGCAGTGATGATTTCGCCGAGGAAAAGGGCTGAACCGATCAAGGAGAACATAGTGTTGAAGTTGATGAAGATGGCAGCTTTCGATGGGCCTACTTTTCCGACTGCGTAGTTGTAGAGCATGTGTCCGACAGCAGTACCGACGATGGCGCTTGCTGCGAATGCGAGCCAGAAGCTTGGTGGTACGGTGGCGAATGCTTTAATTTCGCCGGGTTCCTGAATCAGACTGATGATGAATAGCGCTACGCTGCCGATGATCAGCATATAGGCGGTCATGATACGCGGATCAAGTGTTTTGGCTGCCTTCGAGATGACTAAGAATGACAGTACTTGTGCTGCGATTGATAGGAATACGAAGACGTCGCCTAGTGCGAGACTGCCTATTCCGCCGCCTGCAAGGACCACAAAACTAACGCCGCCGAGGCCTACTATGAAACCTAGCCACTGTACTTTCGATGGATAGATTCGCATGATTAGTGACACTGAAATTGCTGTCAGGACAGGACCTAGACCAAGTATCAGTCCAGCGTTTGTGCCGGATGTTCGGAAAAGGCCCATGTTCAGGAAGTAGTGATGGAGGACGACGTTGAGCATCGCTCCTCCGACTATGTATTTCCACTCGTTCTTTGTTGGCAGGCGAAGCATTTTAAATGCGCCTAAGATGATGAATACTGAGATTCCTGCCAGCAGGATACGAAATGTTGTCATGGTGACCGGTCCTACATATGTAAGTAGGTATTTGAGGAGCGGCAGGTTAAATCCCCAAATGAGCATTGCGGTAGTAAGAAGTGCGTATATTTTCCACACGGGCGGGGCCCTCCTTTGGTTTGAAATGGTGATTTGGTGTATATTGGGCGAAATTTCGAAACGTTGTCGGGAAACTTGGCAACATATTATTCGAAGTTAGCAACGTATGCCAGGAGCTAAGTTTGTTTCTTATTTGTCAGATTTGATGATGTTTAAGTATACACCTTTTTAAGTGTGGTAGTAGTCGCTTACGTAATTCTTATGCCGTTCGATGAGCGTTTACCAAACGGCGATTGCTCCATCGGTTCGGGATTCGGTGCCGCCTGCTAGGATGCCGGTTTCGGGATTTCGCCAAATGATTTGGCCGCGACCGAATGAACCAGTGTCGAGGGTCGGCTGAATTTGGTGACCGAGTCTTGTTAGTGCTTGGGCGAGATGATTCGGGAAGCCCGGTTCGACGTGGACTAGATTGTCTTTTATCCACTGCCAGCGTGGTGCGTCAAGTGCTGCTTGTGGATTTAGTTTGTAATCGATGGTGTTGATGGCGATTTGGAAATGGCCTTGGGGTTGCATGTATCCACCCATGACACCAAACGGTCCGACTGCATGACCACCTTTTGTTAGGAAGCCCGGAATGATGGTGTGAAATGTCCGTTTGCCCGGTTTTAGTGCGTTTGGGTGATCTGGGACAAGTGAGAAGTCAGCGCCACGATTTTGGAGTGCGATTCCTGTGCCAGGTATGACGATGCCAGAGCCGAAGCCCATGTAATTTGATTGGATGAATGACACCATATTGCCTTCCCCATCTGCAGTTGCAAGGTAGACGGTGCCGCCTTTTGGTAATTCGTATGGTTGTGGAATTGTTGCTGTTGTTGCGATTTTGGCTGCGCGCTGTTGGGCGTATGCTTTAGATAGTAGGTGTTCGGATTTGATGGGCATATCGGTTGGTTCAGTTATGAATGCTTGTCCATCTGTGAACGCAAGCTTCATAGCCTCAATTTGTTCGTGAAGTGCTTGTGTATCATTCGGCGTTGGGGTGTTCATTTCCGATAGGATGTTAAGGGCCATGAGTGCGATCATACCTTGGCCGTTTGGCGGAATTTCGTGAACGTCGTAGCCGCGGTAGTTTGTCGAGACGGGTTCGACCCATTCTGGCTGGTAGTTTTCTAGATCGGATTTTCTGAAATAGCCGCCGTGTTGTTGCATGAAGGCGTCGATTTTGTCGGCGAGTTCCCCTCTGTAGAAGGATTCAGAATTTGAAGCCCCAATGGAGCGGAGTGTGGCGGCGTGATCTGGTGATTTCCATAGTTCACCGATTTCAGGTGCTCTGCCGTCGGGTGCAAACGTTTTAAACCATTCGGCGAATTCTTCTGTCGTGAATGAAGTTTTGTATTTTTTGTAGGCCGTTTCCCAGTACTTACCGAGTATTGGCGTGAGCGGGTAGCCTTCTTCGGCGTAGCGGATGGCTGGTTCGAGTGATTCTTTTAATGGAAGTTTTCCAAATTTGCGAGCGAGTTCTGCCCAGGCAGCTGGCACACCTGGGACAGTGATTGGCGTTAGGCCGTAAACTGGCATTTTGTCGTGGCCTTGTGCTTTTACGGCGTCGATTGTGAGTGATTGCGGTGCTGGACCGGAAGCGTTGAGACCGTGGAGTTTGTTGTTGACCCAAACGAGAGCGAACGCGTCGCCACCTATGCCGTTAGATGTAGGTTCGACGACCGTTAGTGCGGCTGCCGTTGCGATTGCAGCGTCTATTGCGTTGCCTCCCCTGCGCATGATTTCAATGCCAGCTTGCGCGGCGAGTGGCTGTGATGTTGCAACCATGCCGTTTTTGGCGAAGACGGCGTGTCGTATGGATGGGTATGGGTTATATAGGTAGTCCATTGCTATTTCCTCCTTTTGTGGTGACGGGATGTTGGGTTAATTATACCGGAGATGGAGGTCTTTAGGGAGGCGAAGTTTTTTTGAGGGTGGTGGTGGGCAGCGGGGAAATATGATTGGTTGGGGGTTATATGATTGGTTGGTGGCGGGATATGACCGGTGTTCTGGGTTATATGATCGGTTGGTGGAGCGATATGATCGGTGTTGAGGGTTATATGATTGGTTGATGGCGGGATATGATCGGTGTTCTGGGTTATATGATCGGTTGGTGGAGCGATATGATCGGTGTTGCGGGTTATATGATTGGTTGGTGGCGGGATATGACCGGTGTTCTGGGTTATATGATCGGTTGGTGGGGCGATATGATCGGTGTTGCGGGTTATATGATTGGTTGATGGCGGGATATATAATTGGTTGATGGCGGGATATATAATTGGTTGATGGCGGGATATGATCGGGCTTGGGGGTTATATGATTGGTTCCAGAGAATGATTTCTATTTTCCCCATAGAAAAAACGCTTCATATTTCACGAAGCGTCAGCTCATGCTTATTTACCTTTTCTTTCATCACATAGAAACTACCTTTCCCCTTCCCTTTGTGTGTCAGTCCGGAGCGGGCAAGGAATCTTGCTGTGACTTGTCGGTCATTTAGAAGCATGAAGCCCCTAAAATCTCTGTTTGTAATGCGATTTCCAATAAGATAAATCCAATCTTCAAGTGCAGCAACATGATAGTCAGTTCCGATGTGCTTACACTTTTGGCATGCCCATTTTCTATTCTTCCATTGCATCCCTTTCGAGCTACATATCGGACAGATGACGCCAGGTAAAATGTCAGTTGGGGAAATTCTCATCGATTTTGTCAGTGGGAATGGATCATATTCTTGGTGGTTATTTGTTAATTCGAAAGCCAATTGGCGAATAGCGTTCTTGCTCATAATTTCATTCTGGACTTTCAAGGAATACAAATAGGTAGATACTTCGTTGGTGAATATGATTTTCATCGGTGGATCATTTTCGAAAAGCAGTTCATTGGTAAAGGCAAATGCCACTATTCCACTAATCGGAATGTCGATTTTTCTTTGCTTTAACCAATCATCGAGAAATAATTTCTTGCGTTCGAGTTGGGAAATGGGGTTGTTCAACACTTTTCTTTCGGCGGTTGGAGATTCTTGAATGAACTGGGTGGGGTTTGATTTAACAATTATTTTCCCAGCAATGTTCTTCACCTCAATTATGAGAATGAACGCTGGTGTAATAATTATGGAATCCATTTGAAAATAAACGCCATTTTGTTTCAGACAGATGTCATGTAAGATAGCGTGTGGATACCGGGGTTTGAACTCGAGTAAATGCTTATCGGAATGTTGCTCGCCTCCGTAGCCAGCTTTTCGAATGCGAAAATCCTCTTTGATTCTTTGTATTTCTGGATATGAAGGATGTAATCGGGGGAGTAGTGCATTTAATCCAATTAGTTTTTTGGGCACCGATCTTTGTTTATAGATCAATTTTTCATCACCTCTATGAAAGCGTAACAGAAGGTCTAGTAGATATATATGCTTTAGGTTAAAGTGAAATTTTGTATTTGTTAAATAGAGGCATGATGGATATTTGAGGGGTTATTTTGCTTCATTTTTTAGTTTTGGAACGATACACGGTTATAGCTTAATCAGGTAGACTTATTTTTACTTTTTTATGGAGTAATTTATGATCGGGCTCTCTTTGGGATATGATCCCATGGACGCGTTTTATGATTGGTCTCTCTTTGGATATGATCGGTTGGACGCGATTTATGATTGGACTCTTTTTGGATATGATCGGTTGGATACGATTTATGATCGGGCTCTCTTTGGATATGATCGCTTGGATGCGATTTATGATCGGGATCGCTTCGAATATGATCGGTTGGACGCGATTTATGATTGGCCTCTCTTTGGATATGATCGCTTGGATACGATTTATGATCGGCCTCTCTTTGGATATGATCGCTTGGATGCGATTTATGATCGGGCTCTCTTTGGATATGATCGCTTGGACTCGATTTATGATCGGGATCGCTTCGGATATGATCGGTCGGACGCGTTTTATGATTGGTCTCTCTATGGATATGATCGGTTGGACGCGATTTATGATCGGGCTCACTAGAGATATGATCATTCGACACTGTATTATTGACCAATCTCAGTTCTACTCCACACAAAAACCGCCTGCGGAGGCGGCTTTTTTACAATGTGGTGTCGTGCAAGAAGTTTTGGATAATGTGGCCTTCAGGTTCGTATGTTTTGATGGTATAGCCTTCTTTTTGTAGCCATTCAATGATTTCTGGGAGAGCTTTGGATGTTTGTTTGCGATCGTGGAGTAGGACAATGATGTCGCGGTCGCCAGATTTGTCAGCTTTAACGACGCCAGTACGGACGTTTTCTATAATTTGGTCCACTTGTTCGTCGGTGTATTTCCAGTCATTTGAGTCGACGTCCCAGTCCCATAATTTGTAGTCGTTTTGGTTAAGTAGTTTTTGCATGGCCGGTGTGACATGCGGTTTGCTGCCGTATGGGACGCGGAGCAGTTTGGCATCTTGACCAGTCATTTGTAGGATGATTTTGGTTCCTTCGTTCATTTCATCGATAAACGATTTTGAGGATTTGTATACTTTTTCTTTGTCATGTGTCATGCTGTGCGTGCCGATGTAGTGGCCATCTTTTGCGACAGCTTTGACAATGGATTCGTTGTTTTTCATATGTTTTCCTAGGAAGAAGAATGTGCCTTGAACATTGTATTTTTTCAGAGTTGCGTTGTTAATTGTAGTGAATTTATTGGGACCGTCGTCAAAGGTCAAGTAGATGGTAGTTGCGGATTTTGCGCTGGGTTTCGTTGGTGTAACGGGTGGCAGTTTGATTGGTATGATTGGTTTGATTGGCTTCTTTTCATCCAATAATTGTTTAACATGTTTTTCGTAATCTGCGTGGCTCATATGCTCATAATCGTCACGGTAAATGCGCAGTGTTTTAAGATTTTGGATGTATTCTACTTTGAAGCCTGTTACTTTGGCAATGTATTTGGCGCTGATGTAGAGCGTACCGTCGACATCGACGATTGGGGACCAGCTGAGTTCCACGCCGTCTTTCGATGTCCGTTTCGTGGATTCATCATAGCTAATTACGATGCCGCGTTTTCGAAGATAGGTTATG is a window from the Sporosarcina sp. ANT_H38 genome containing:
- the brnQ gene encoding branched-chain amino acid transport system II carrier protein; this translates as MGKTFQHSLILGFALFALYFGAGNLIFPPSIGHLTGTEWIPALIGFSITGIVLPLLAVIAILNVGGKFEDLTRPISPWFYAVFNLLLMVGIGMFVTIPRMAATTHELGIGILFPSVPPIATIIIFFAVCFYFAMDKSNVMDKIGKYLTPVLVIILLFIIGKGIFFPIGTPIATGAKAPFSDAFLSAYQTGDVITGILCAPIFIAAIVGYGYKGAQVRKMALTGTLIAGVGLAIVYGGLLFIGAGGSGIFPEGIESTMLVSEIVKTLFGDFGSIALAVAIALACLTSTIGVAAVIADFLNKLSRDKISYRMWVLVICVMGTAVGSLGVEKIVDYAMPIFTALYPVAIVLVLLGVFQKFVPNPGGYQGAILLTFIISFFETMSSIGVNIPFIERAISILPFSGNGFAWLVPAVFGFVVGLIMYKLFNPTKQDEPIF
- a CDS encoding gamma-glutamyltransferase family protein; translation: MDYLYNPYPSIRHAVFAKNGMVATSQPLAAQAGIEIMRRGGNAIDAAIATAAALTVVEPTSNGIGGDAFALVWVNNKLHGLNASGPAPQSLTIDAVKAQGHDKMPVYGLTPITVPGVPAAWAELARKFGKLPLKESLEPAIRYAEEGYPLTPILGKYWETAYKKYKTSFTTEEFAEWFKTFAPDGRAPEIGELWKSPDHAATLRSIGASNSESFYRGELADKIDAFMQQHGGYFRKSDLENYQPEWVEPVSTNYRGYDVHEIPPNGQGMIALMALNILSEMNTPTPNDTQALHEQIEAMKLAFTDGQAFITEPTDMPIKSEHLLSKAYAQQRAAKIATTATIPQPYELPKGGTVYLATADGEGNMVSFIQSNYMGFGSGIVIPGTGIALQNRGADFSLVPDHPNALKPGKRTFHTIIPGFLTKGGHAVGPFGVMGGYMQPQGHFQIAINTIDYKLNPQAALDAPRWQWIKDNLVHVEPGFPNHLAQALTRLGHQIQPTLDTGSFGRGQIIWRNPETGILAGGTESRTDGAIAVW
- a CDS encoding nuclease-related domain-containing protein, encoding MIYKQRSVPKKLIGLNALLPRLHPSYPEIQRIKEDFRIRKAGYGGEQHSDKHLLEFKPRYPHAILHDICLKQNGVYFQMDSIIITPAFILIIEVKNIAGKIIVKSNPTQFIQESPTAERKVLNNPISQLERKKLFLDDWLKQRKIDIPISGIVAFAFTNELLFENDPPMKIIFTNEVSTYLYSLKVQNEIMSKNAIRQLAFELTNNHQEYDPFPLTKSMRISPTDILPGVICPICSSKGMQWKNRKWACQKCKHIGTDYHVAALEDWIYLIGNRITNRDFRGFMLLNDRQVTARFLARSGLTHKGKGKGSFYVMKEKVNKHELTLREI
- a CDS encoding DMT family transporter; this translates as MWKIYALLTTAMLIWGFNLPLLKYLLTYVGPVTMTTFRILLAGISVFIILGAFKMLRLPTKNEWKYIVGGAMLNVVLHHYFLNMGLFRTSGTNAGLILGLGPVLTAISVSLIMRIYPSKVQWLGFIVGLGGVSFVVLAGGGIGSLALGDVFVFLSIAAQVLSFLVISKAAKTLDPRIMTAYMLIIGSVALFIISLIQEPGEIKAFATVPPSFWLAFAASAIVGTAVGHMLYNYAVGKVGPSKAAIFINFNTMFSLIGSALFLGEIITARHLVGLALIITGVILGSGAAEDLWKKRRKSSDKNNV
- a CDS encoding polysaccharide deacetylase family protein; amino-acid sequence: MRKNVWAICTALVISLFFGTTLDVAAAKQKTHYIGLHDRLLDFEDVQVIDNDMKVPLSEITKILYIPVKKEKDITYLRKRGIVISYDESTKRTSKDGVELSWSPIVDVDGTLYISAKYIAKVTGFKVEYIQNLKTLRIYRDDYEHMSHADYEKHVKQLLDEKKPIKPIIPIKLPPVTPTKPSAKSATTIYLTFDDGPNKFTTINNATLKKYNVQGTFFFLGKHMKNNESIVKAVAKDGHYIGTHSMTHDKEKVYKSSKSFIDEMNEGTKIILQMTGQDAKLLRVPYGSKPHVTPAMQKLLNQNDYKLWDWDVDSNDWKYTDEQVDQIIENVRTGVVKADKSGDRDIIVLLHDRKQTSKALPEIIEWLQKEGYTIKTYEPEGHIIQNFLHDTTL
- a CDS encoding sigma-54-dependent Fis family transcriptional regulator, whose protein sequence is MLREMDMFNHLSDFDNVLVVDEFGKTLYYDLADLNVLAKLGHRPEDFLGNKVTSYYTNLTDENSTIMTVLRTGKALCNVSQEMVAKTGSSYISKSSTYPIINHDQIAGAIEFSRHYYTKENMQYLDQYKRHKVYRKNNTIYTIEDLITKNKNMQEIKMKMERIAKHDSTVLIYGKTGTGKEVVAQGIHNLSDRFAKPFISLNCGSIPENVVYSTFFGVEKNLATGVEEWKGVFEQAAGGTLFLDEIYALETHLQAKLLKAIEEKTIRRIGGSVDIHLDIRIISATNEDPETLLKEKRMREDLYYRLGVIQIDLPELKNRKDDIEMLVSHFIHFYNEHMNISVETVDPEAMDCLRLYNWPGNIRELKNAIETAFNNTTNKIISIDDIPMRIRKASNFVDSSSKEWTSMDLKDVIDDYEKTIIANELHNANGIIAETARRLGVSKQTLKYKLGKYELR